A part of Rhinoderma darwinii isolate aRhiDar2 chromosome 1, aRhiDar2.hap1, whole genome shotgun sequence genomic DNA contains:
- the MBOAT4 gene encoding membrane-bound ghrelin O-acyltransferase MBOAT4, translated as MDYIQITFHPVALYQLAAFPCAVLYCYLCSYGHLPTTLRYLYLLVGGVILASTSMGHYAILLFFPALGSTVLFHTASSHSIHRWAFLLQMAWQTVCHLWVMYRQYYLQEIMTIKLSITISSLMLLTQKITSLAMDIHEKKVTVSTKDMIKSKEKERHHLPACTVLAVLSYLLYFPALLGGPLCSFMEFQQQISNSKACDNLWRIWTVIKTCTLFFLFHTLQGILFQYLTFQYNLTDCRQWECVYVMWSTALLFRLTYYSHWMLDEALLYSAGFYIGACSHTAFTDSNIYTLETTNKISLFARTWNKSTTKWLRRLIFQNCSTQPLLSTFAFSAWWHGLYPGQIFGFVCWAVMVEADYRIHAKLGIILKSPYIRFLCKIMTWFQTQMIIAFIMLAIEMRNLTMLKALLSSYNSLFPFFYCVTLIFLMKIKP; from the exons atACCTATATCTACTAGTTGGAGGAGTGATTTTAGCCAGTACATCAATGGGTCATTATGCCATATTGTTATTCTTTCCTGCCCTGGGTTCTACGGTGTTGTTTCACACAGCCAGCTCCCACTCCATACACAGATGGGCCTTTCTGCTGCAGATGGCATGGCAAACTGTTTGCCATTTATGGGTGATGTACAGACAATACTACTTACAGGAAATAATGACTATAAA GTTGTCCATCACGATTTCATCGCTTATGCTGTTGActcaaaaaattacatctcttgCTATGGATATCCATGAAAAGAAAGTAACTGTAAGCACAAAGGATATGATAAAGTCCAAGGAGAAAGAACGTCATCATCTGCCAGCCTGCACTGTGCTAGCTGTCCTCTCCTACTTACTGTATTTCCCAGCACTCCTGGGTGGGCCATTATGTTCATTTATGGAATTCCAGCAGCAGATCAGTAACTCTAAAGCATGCGATAACCTTTGGCGAATCTGGACTGTAATAAAGACCTGCACATTATTCTTCCTCTTCCATACATTACAAGGTATATTATTCCAGTACCTAACCTTTCAATACAACCTCACAGACTGCAGACAGTGGGaatgtgtatatgtaatgtggagCACAGCCTTGTTATTTAGACTGACCTACTACTCCCACTGGATGCTGGATGAAGCCCTATTATACAGTGCAGGCTTTTACATAGGAGCGTGTTCCCATACAGCTTTCACTGATAGCAACATCTATACATTAGAAACGACCAACAAAATCTCATTGTTTGCCAGAACCTGGAATAAAAGCACAACAAAGTGGCTTAGAAGACTCATATTCCAAAACTGCTCGACGCAGCCTTTACTGAGCACATTTGCGTTTTCTGCTTGGTGGCATGGACTGTACCCTGGACAAATTTTTGGCTTCGTGTGCTGGGCTGTGATGGTAGAAGCCGATTACAGAATACATGCCAAGTTAGGCATCATTTTAAAATCACCATATATAAGATTTctctgcaaaataatgacttggtTTCAGACACAAATGATTATTGCTTTTATCATGTTAGCTATAGAAATGAGGAACTTAACAATGCTTAAGGCACTTCTCTCTTCTTACAATAGTTTATTTCCTTTTTTCTACTGTGTGACattgatattcttaatgaaaataaAGCCGTAA